The Cupriavidus sp. EM10 genome includes a region encoding these proteins:
- a CDS encoding transcriptional regulator produces the protein MRVRYRKKYLPWELFLRIDTLVVHRRRHGVIEMIRNSDSVFFDWDTDRVLRGGVVAKITGQQKKLLRLLVEGKAAVKSRDFLLKGVWGKRAGLVDELYLVQLVYRLRKALSPVSLDAHIVTVPRQGYRFIPVPFTTTVPPADDALAPVMAIESGLEQARGLAHVLAQLGLPISTSAATAAFSDIGDALNIDESQGIVSCNGVIAKLTRFELRLLIVLRDHGEKVMSRQQIIAAVWGPGAMVDENCLTQLVSRLRRALHPLGLDNCVSAVPKVGYRFRPQTGAAARVA, from the coding sequence GTGCGGGTCAGATACCGAAAGAAATATCTTCCATGGGAGCTATTTCTGCGGATCGATACGCTTGTCGTCCATCGCAGACGACATGGGGTAATCGAAATGATCCGGAATAGCGATTCGGTATTTTTTGATTGGGACACGGACCGCGTATTACGCGGCGGCGTGGTGGCCAAGATAACCGGCCAACAAAAGAAACTGCTGCGCCTGCTGGTGGAAGGCAAGGCCGCCGTCAAATCCCGCGATTTCCTGCTGAAGGGCGTTTGGGGAAAACGCGCCGGACTGGTGGACGAGCTTTACCTGGTGCAACTGGTCTACCGCCTGCGCAAGGCACTGAGCCCGGTCAGTCTTGACGCCCATATCGTGACCGTGCCACGCCAGGGCTACCGGTTCATTCCCGTGCCCTTTACCACCACGGTACCGCCGGCGGACGATGCGCTCGCACCTGTGATGGCCATCGAATCCGGCCTGGAACAGGCGCGCGGGCTGGCCCATGTGCTGGCACAACTGGGCCTGCCCATTTCGACGTCGGCTGCGACGGCCGCATTTTCAGATATTGGCGATGCACTGAATATCGACGAATCGCAAGGCATCGTTTCCTGCAATGGCGTGATTGCCAAGCTCACGCGATTCGAGTTGCGTTTGCTGATCGTGCTGAGGGACCACGGCGAGAAAGTCATGTCGCGGCAACAGATCATTGCCGCGGTGTGGGGCCCCGGCGCGATGGTGGACGAAAATTGCCTGACGCAACTGGTGTCGCGGCTGCGGCGCGCGCTGCATCCGCTGGGATTGGACAATTGCGTCTCGGCGGTGCCCAAGGTGGGCTACCGCTTTCGTCCCCAGACTGGCGCGGCGGCGCGCGTCGCCTGA
- a CDS encoding ABC transporter substrate-binding protein: MQHKTSGRFFALATCAAAAFIASSPALAQEVVKIGYTGPLSGGAALYGKNVLSGIQMAVDEINAAGLQVNGKKVKLEVVALDDKYAPAEAAINARRLVQQHKTPAVFVPHSGGIFALQAFNEQEKFLVMAYSSVPRITDAGNKLTIRIPPAYTGYIEPFVKAQMKRYGKNVAMVPADHDYAKAWVQAFVPAWEGAGGKVVGNNPMSYTKATDFYTGVSRAIADKPDVMFVGGPSEPTALVVKQARELGFKGGFIIMDQAKMDEMAKVTNGLAMLEGSIGVMPLVNDARPAAQAYNARYKKLHDGRDATTEMSLNYTMTWALANAMKLAGTTTDAAAIRAKMPDAVKSLPKEVNPNEVDGIDAKGGSVADTVVGWVQKGKIEPVRLSELAK, from the coding sequence ATGCAACACAAGACATCGGGTCGTTTCTTCGCGCTGGCCACCTGTGCGGCGGCAGCCTTCATCGCGTCGTCGCCAGCCTTGGCCCAGGAAGTGGTCAAGATCGGCTACACCGGGCCGCTGTCCGGCGGCGCCGCGCTCTATGGCAAGAACGTGCTGTCCGGCATCCAGATGGCCGTGGACGAGATCAACGCCGCCGGCCTGCAGGTGAACGGCAAGAAGGTGAAGCTCGAAGTGGTGGCGCTGGACGACAAGTACGCGCCTGCCGAAGCCGCCATCAACGCGCGCCGCCTGGTGCAGCAGCACAAGACGCCGGCCGTGTTCGTGCCGCACTCGGGCGGCATCTTCGCGCTGCAGGCGTTCAACGAGCAGGAGAAATTCCTGGTCATGGCCTATTCGAGCGTGCCGCGCATCACCGACGCCGGCAACAAGCTCACCATCCGCATTCCCCCGGCCTACACCGGCTATATCGAGCCGTTCGTAAAGGCGCAGATGAAGCGCTACGGCAAGAACGTGGCCATGGTGCCGGCCGATCACGACTACGCCAAGGCCTGGGTGCAGGCCTTTGTGCCCGCCTGGGAAGGTGCGGGCGGCAAGGTGGTGGGCAACAACCCGATGTCGTACACCAAGGCCACCGACTTCTACACCGGCGTGTCGCGCGCCATCGCCGACAAACCCGACGTGATGTTCGTCGGCGGCCCGTCCGAGCCTACCGCGCTGGTGGTCAAGCAGGCCCGCGAACTGGGCTTCAAGGGCGGCTTCATCATCATGGACCAGGCCAAGATGGACGAGATGGCCAAGGTCACCAACGGCCTGGCCATGCTGGAAGGCTCGATCGGCGTGATGCCGCTGGTCAACGACGCCCGTCCGGCCGCACAGGCCTACAACGCCCGCTACAAGAAGCTGCACGACGGCCGCGACGCCACCACCGAGATGTCGCTGAACTATACGATGACCTGGGCGCTGGCCAATGCGATGAAGCTGGCCGGCACCACCACCGACGCGGCGGCGATTCGCGCGAAGATGCCCGACGCGGTGAAGTCGCTGCCCAAGGAAGTGAATCCGAACGAGGTGGATGGCATCGACGCCAAGGGCGGCTCGGTGGCCGACACCGTGGTGGGCTGGGTCCAGAAGGGCAAGATCGAGCCGGTGCGCCTGTCGGAGCTGGCCAAGTAA
- a CDS encoding ABC transporter ATP-binding protein, whose product MLEIRNLTKKFGGLTAVHDVSVTLETGHINAIIGPNGAGKTTFFNLIAGTHAPTSGQILLKGQDVAGQRADQIARMGVARTFQATSLFDRATVLDNLIVGHRLRTKSGLADVLFNSRRLREEEKLCREKAEAALDFVGLSHLAHEVAADITQEARKRVAFALALATDPDLLLLDEPAGGVNPEETVGLAELIRKMVRHGKTVCLIEHKMDMIMRLADKIMVLNYGEKIAEGTPAQIQQDPRVIEAYLGADHVAA is encoded by the coding sequence ATGCTTGAGATCCGTAACCTGACGAAGAAGTTTGGCGGCCTGACTGCGGTGCACGATGTCTCGGTGACGCTGGAGACCGGCCATATCAACGCGATCATCGGCCCCAACGGTGCCGGCAAGACCACGTTCTTCAACCTGATCGCCGGCACGCATGCGCCGACCTCGGGCCAGATCCTGCTCAAGGGCCAGGACGTAGCCGGGCAGCGTGCCGACCAGATTGCCCGCATGGGCGTGGCGCGCACCTTCCAGGCCACGTCGCTGTTCGACCGCGCCACGGTGCTGGACAACCTGATCGTCGGCCACCGCCTGCGCACCAAATCGGGCCTGGCGGACGTGCTGTTCAACTCGCGCCGCCTGCGCGAGGAAGAGAAACTGTGCCGCGAGAAGGCCGAGGCCGCGCTCGATTTCGTGGGCCTGTCGCACCTGGCCCACGAGGTAGCCGCCGACATCACGCAGGAGGCACGCAAGCGGGTGGCCTTTGCCCTTGCGCTGGCTACCGATCCCGACCTGCTGCTGCTCGACGAACCGGCCGGCGGCGTGAATCCCGAGGAAACGGTGGGCCTGGCGGAACTGATCCGCAAGATGGTGCGCCATGGCAAGACCGTCTGCCTGATCGAACACAAGATGGACATGATCATGCGGCTGGCCGACAAGATCATGGTGCTCAACTACGGCGAGAAGATCGCCGAGGGCACGCCCGCGCAGATCCAGCAGGACCCGCGCGTCATCGAAGCCTACCTGGGAGCCGATCATGTTGCAGCTTGA
- a CDS encoding SDR family oxidoreductase has product MEIRNKTVIVTGGGTGIGRALVLAFAKAGARGVAVADIDAAGAAQVAAEAAAASPECQVFSQRVDVADAAAVQGLVDTATQRFGQVDVFCSNAGIILRKGLDATDDEWQRIWNINVMAHIHAAKAVLPQMLERGDGYFVNTVSAAGLLSQIGSAPYAVTKHAAIGFAEWLSITYGDQGIKVSCICPQGVQTKMLFGEQGERKGFLQEGSVTAEHVAEKTLEGIAAENFLVLPHPEVLEYYRRKGQDYDRWLRGMRRLHDQVSKQFGNIAV; this is encoded by the coding sequence ATGGAGATTCGCAACAAGACGGTGATCGTGACTGGCGGTGGCACGGGTATCGGCCGCGCGCTGGTGCTGGCATTTGCCAAGGCGGGCGCGCGCGGCGTGGCCGTCGCCGATATCGATGCGGCCGGTGCCGCGCAGGTCGCGGCTGAAGCCGCTGCCGCCTCGCCCGAGTGCCAGGTGTTTTCGCAGCGCGTGGACGTGGCCGATGCCGCGGCCGTGCAGGGCCTGGTCGATACCGCCACGCAGCGCTTCGGGCAGGTCGACGTGTTCTGCTCGAACGCCGGCATCATCCTGCGCAAGGGGCTCGACGCCACCGACGACGAATGGCAGCGGATCTGGAACATCAATGTCATGGCGCACATCCACGCCGCCAAGGCCGTGCTGCCGCAGATGCTGGAGCGCGGCGACGGCTACTTCGTCAACACGGTGTCGGCGGCCGGCCTGCTGTCGCAGATCGGCTCGGCGCCGTATGCGGTGACCAAGCACGCGGCCATCGGCTTTGCGGAATGGCTGTCCATCACCTATGGCGACCAGGGCATCAAGGTCAGCTGCATTTGCCCGCAGGGCGTGCAGACGAAGATGCTGTTCGGCGAGCAGGGCGAGCGCAAGGGGTTCCTGCAGGAGGGCTCGGTCACGGCCGAGCACGTGGCCGAGAAGACGCTGGAGGGCATCGCCGCCGAAAACTTCCTGGTGCTGCCGCATCCCGAAGTGCTCGAATACTATCGGCGCAAGGGCCAGGACTATGACCGCTGGCTGCGCGGCATGCGTCGGCTGCACGATCAGGTCAGCAAGCAATTCGGCAATATCGCCGTGTAG
- a CDS encoding tripartite tricarboxylate transporter substrate binding protein, which produces MRARMFRRRQVLAMLAATATLAAVFAAPAVQAADAYPSKPVRIVVGFPSGGAPDILARIFSEKFSLGQPVVVDNKPGAGGNIGGEMVAKAAPDGYTLAMGTVGTHSINGALYSKMPYDMVKDFTPVILVASTPNVLVVHPSVPAKNVQELIALAKSKPGQLTFGTPGVGTSLHVAGELFNTMAGTKIVHVPYKGRAMAIPDLLGGHITMMFDNLPSALPVVKEGKLRALGVTSAQRSVSAPDIPTIAEQGLPGYEATSWFAIFAPAHTPKDVVARLNTELNRIFTLPDVQAKLKTLGLDPVLGTPEKLAEYQRGEIAKWAKVVKDSGAKAE; this is translated from the coding sequence ATGCGTGCTCGAATGTTCCGGCGCCGCCAGGTGCTGGCGATGCTGGCCGCCACGGCCACTCTCGCCGCCGTGTTCGCGGCGCCTGCCGTACAGGCCGCCGATGCCTATCCGTCGAAGCCTGTCCGCATCGTGGTGGGATTCCCGAGCGGCGGCGCGCCGGACATCCTGGCACGCATCTTCTCCGAGAAATTCTCGCTGGGCCAGCCGGTGGTGGTCGACAACAAGCCCGGCGCCGGCGGCAATATCGGCGGCGAGATGGTGGCCAAGGCCGCGCCCGATGGCTATACGCTGGCCATGGGCACGGTAGGCACGCACTCGATCAACGGCGCGCTCTACAGCAAGATGCCGTACGACATGGTCAAGGACTTCACGCCGGTGATCCTGGTGGCGTCCACGCCCAACGTGCTGGTGGTGCATCCGTCGGTGCCGGCGAAGAACGTGCAGGAACTGATCGCGCTGGCCAAGTCGAAGCCGGGGCAACTGACGTTCGGCACGCCGGGCGTGGGCACGTCGCTGCATGTGGCCGGCGAACTGTTCAACACGATGGCCGGTACGAAGATCGTCCACGTGCCGTACAAGGGCCGGGCCATGGCCATCCCTGACCTGCTGGGCGGCCATATCACGATGATGTTCGACAACCTGCCGTCGGCCCTGCCGGTGGTCAAGGAAGGGAAGCTGCGCGCGCTGGGCGTCACCAGCGCACAGCGCTCGGTCTCGGCGCCGGACATTCCGACCATCGCGGAACAGGGCCTGCCCGGCTACGAGGCCACCTCGTGGTTCGCGATCTTCGCGCCGGCCCACACGCCCAAGGACGTGGTGGCCAGGCTGAATACGGAACTGAACCGCATCTTCACGCTGCCCGACGTCCAGGCCAAGCTGAAGACGCTGGGCCTGGACCCCGTGCTGGGCACCCCTGAAAAGCTGGCCGAGTACCAGCGTGGCGAAATCGCCAAATGGGCCAAGGTCGTCAAGGACTCTGGCGCGAAGGCCGAATAA
- a CDS encoding bifunctional diguanylate cyclase/phosphodiesterase produces the protein MVAKSEAQVTGALPPADLDPLTGVVVRQAFLKRLEARLIGETTPRFALLLVGIDDFRAFNDMHGHLEGDAILQHVARRLRDASPRDAVVGRVGGDEFGVLLTSISDPTLVRHVSAAILSMLSAPFELNGNRHHVLASLGACVMPAGGDSTADVLAAASLALARAKHDGGRTIRFFKPQMRTDVTTRLSLVQALREAYAQRQFELLYQPQVDLRDGRVVGAEALMRWRHPTLGLLTPAAFIDALAASSVAADVGMWLLHTACAQARAWSLTFPDAPRVAINLFAAQLAESRLLTEVRHVLRALELPPDRLEIEITETIALQQGDEVSDQLQALRRDGVTLTCDDFGTGYASLSFLKSFPVDRLKIDQSFIRNVTQDSVDAAIVRSVINVGQSLRIGVVAEGVETAEQRDFLLGNGCIEAQGYLYGRPMPADRLTDFLRNQPR, from the coding sequence ATGGTGGCCAAGTCGGAGGCACAGGTGACTGGCGCCTTGCCGCCGGCGGATCTCGATCCGCTGACCGGCGTGGTCGTCCGCCAGGCATTCTTGAAGCGGCTGGAGGCGCGTCTGATTGGCGAGACGACGCCCCGCTTTGCCTTGTTGCTGGTGGGCATCGACGATTTCCGCGCCTTCAACGACATGCACGGCCACCTGGAAGGCGATGCGATCCTCCAGCATGTGGCCCGCCGCCTGCGCGACGCCTCGCCGCGCGATGCCGTGGTGGGCCGGGTCGGCGGCGACGAATTCGGCGTGCTGCTGACCTCCATTTCAGACCCCACGCTGGTGCGCCACGTGAGCGCGGCCATCCTGTCGATGCTGTCGGCTCCGTTTGAACTGAATGGCAACCGCCACCATGTGCTGGCCAGCCTGGGCGCCTGCGTGATGCCCGCCGGCGGCGATTCCACGGCCGACGTGCTGGCCGCCGCCAGCCTGGCGCTGGCCCGGGCCAAGCACGACGGCGGCCGCACCATCCGCTTCTTCAAGCCGCAGATGCGCACCGACGTGACGACGCGCCTGTCGCTCGTCCAGGCCCTGCGCGAAGCCTACGCCCAACGCCAGTTTGAATTGCTGTACCAGCCGCAGGTGGACCTGCGCGACGGGCGCGTGGTGGGCGCCGAGGCACTGATGCGCTGGCGCCATCCGACGCTGGGCCTGCTGACTCCGGCGGCGTTCATCGACGCGCTGGCCGCCAGCAGCGTGGCCGCCGACGTGGGCATGTGGCTGCTGCACACGGCCTGCGCGCAGGCGCGGGCGTGGTCGCTGACCTTCCCCGACGCGCCGCGCGTGGCCATCAACCTGTTTGCCGCCCAGCTGGCCGAAAGCCGGCTGCTGACCGAGGTGCGCCACGTGCTGCGCGCGCTGGAACTGCCGCCGGACCGGCTGGAAATCGAGATCACCGAGACCATCGCGCTGCAGCAGGGCGACGAGGTATCTGACCAGCTCCAGGCACTGCGCCGTGATGGCGTGACGCTGACCTGCGACGACTTCGGTACCGGCTACGCGTCGCTGAGTTTCCTGAAGTCGTTCCCGGTGGACCGGCTCAAGATCGACCAGTCCTTTATCCGCAATGTCACGCAGGACAGCGTGGATGCCGCCATCGTGCGCTCGGTGATCAACGTCGGCCAGAGCCTGCGGATCGGCGTGGTGGCCGAGGGCGTGGAGACGGCCGAACAGCGCGACTTCCTGCTTGGCAACGGCTGTATCGAAGCGCAAGGCTATCTCTATGGCAGGCCGATGCCGGCCGACCGCCTGACCGACTTCCTGCGCAACCAGCCGCGCTGA
- a CDS encoding branched-chain amino acid ABC transporter permease — protein sequence MKALQGKTGWMLLLAAAIAFPLVVPNSYFLTVMTLAFITAIATLGLNLLTGYTGQLNLAHGGFMAIGAYTLGILTVDHQLPFWLAFALSGVVCMVLGYVVGVVSLRLKGHYFSIFTLCVGYIIYLVIEKWEGLTHGAVGLIGIPVPAAIGPVAFDSVQAQYYLVLFFLAVGTFVMHRIVGSLLGRSFMAVRNSDALAEALGINLMRTKVLSFVLSVAYAGFAGALYAGQVRFLGPDIARTDITFDMVMSMLVGGTGTLLGPLLGAVLVPWVTQTLQFLQDYRMLVFGPVLILLIIFVPDGIVGSFLKRQARRAAAQRRGELAAARAAQPAPMPTTRPGAENA from the coding sequence ATGAAAGCACTGCAAGGCAAGACCGGCTGGATGCTGCTGCTGGCGGCCGCCATCGCGTTCCCGCTGGTGGTCCCGAACAGCTACTTCCTGACCGTGATGACGCTGGCGTTCATCACCGCCATCGCCACGCTCGGCCTCAACCTGCTGACCGGCTACACGGGCCAGCTCAACCTGGCGCACGGCGGCTTCATGGCCATTGGCGCCTACACGCTGGGCATCCTGACCGTCGACCACCAGTTGCCGTTCTGGCTGGCCTTTGCGCTGTCCGGCGTGGTCTGCATGGTGCTGGGCTATGTGGTGGGCGTGGTATCGCTGCGCCTGAAGGGGCACTACTTCTCGATCTTCACCCTCTGCGTGGGCTACATCATCTATCTGGTCATCGAGAAGTGGGAGGGCTTGACCCACGGCGCGGTGGGCCTGATCGGCATCCCCGTGCCGGCCGCCATCGGCCCGGTCGCCTTCGACAGCGTGCAGGCGCAGTACTACCTGGTGCTGTTCTTCCTGGCGGTCGGCACGTTCGTGATGCACCGGATCGTCGGCTCGCTGCTGGGCCGCAGCTTCATGGCCGTGCGCAACAGCGATGCGCTGGCCGAGGCGCTGGGCATCAACCTGATGCGCACCAAGGTGCTGTCGTTCGTGCTGTCGGTGGCCTATGCCGGGTTCGCCGGCGCGCTCTATGCCGGCCAGGTGCGCTTCCTGGGCCCGGACATCGCCCGCACCGACATCACGTTCGACATGGTGATGTCGATGCTGGTCGGCGGCACGGGCACGCTGCTGGGTCCGCTGCTGGGCGCGGTGCTGGTGCCGTGGGTCACGCAGACGCTGCAGTTCCTGCAGGACTACCGGATGCTGGTGTTCGGCCCGGTGCTGATCCTGCTGATCATCTTCGTGCCCGACGGCATCGTGGGATCGTTCCTCAAGCGCCAGGCGCGCCGCGCCGCCGCGCAGCGCCGTGGCGAACTGGCCGCCGCGCGGGCCGCGCAGCCCGCCCCCATGCCCACCACCCGCCCGGGAGCCGAGAATGCTTGA
- a CDS encoding IclR family transcriptional regulator has protein sequence MKRTTSIPQPPDSALVSCEAAHPPDAEDRNFVTALARGLELLRAFGPEDDFLGNAELSRRTGIPRPTVSRLTYTLASVGYLVYVEEQEKYRIGQGAMLPGQRYLSGAGIRHIAQPLMQSLAFATGCTVALAAPDRNDMLYLEVCQPRGALVMRLTPGSRLPMATSAIGRAWLAGLPAPRRAAVLAELERQHGSRWAGVRTRLDRAMREHARRGFCVAHAEWDRSVSGAAAPVRLVDGSEVLSINIGGASTRLSPEVLEGNLGPRIRELADTLATRLWQSA, from the coding sequence ATGAAGCGCACGACCTCGATTCCGCAGCCGCCTGATTCCGCCCTGGTGTCGTGCGAAGCCGCGCATCCGCCGGATGCCGAGGACCGCAATTTCGTCACGGCGCTGGCGCGCGGGCTGGAGCTGCTGCGCGCCTTTGGCCCCGAGGACGACTTCCTGGGTAACGCGGAACTGTCGCGGCGTACGGGTATTCCCCGACCCACGGTCTCGCGGCTTACCTACACGCTGGCCAGCGTCGGCTATCTCGTCTACGTCGAAGAGCAGGAGAAGTACCGCATCGGGCAGGGCGCCATGCTGCCCGGCCAGCGCTACCTGTCCGGCGCGGGCATCCGCCATATCGCGCAGCCGTTGATGCAGTCACTTGCATTTGCAACGGGGTGTACCGTCGCGCTGGCGGCCCCGGATCGGAACGACATGCTGTACCTGGAAGTCTGCCAGCCGCGTGGCGCGCTGGTCATGCGGCTGACGCCCGGGTCGCGGCTGCCCATGGCGACGTCGGCCATCGGCCGCGCCTGGCTGGCGGGATTGCCCGCGCCACGGCGCGCGGCGGTGCTGGCCGAGCTGGAGCGGCAGCACGGTTCGCGCTGGGCCGGCGTGCGTACCAGGCTCGACCGCGCCATGCGCGAGCACGCGCGACGCGGCTTCTGCGTGGCCCATGCGGAATGGGACCGGTCGGTCAGCGGGGCGGCGGCGCCGGTACGGCTGGTGGATGGCTCCGAAGTCCTGTCGATCAATATCGGCGGGGCTTCGACACGACTGTCTCCGGAAGTGCTCGAAGGCAACCTCGGCCCGCGTATCCGTGAACTGGCCGACACACTTGCAACGCGGCTGTGGCAATCCGCGTGA
- a CDS encoding DUF6600 domain-containing protein — protein sequence MQSRHRFAQRCALLPAALGVAAALCVQVNARAQDYAPGAPGVPPGYIQQDPADANVLGDPSALAADPPSRIATVTEMAGGLSFAPAGSDEWAAVGLNRPITTGDRLWVDPGGRAELHAGTTAVRLGGGTAATILNLDDRATQVKLTQGTLQLRVRALPADQQVEVDTPNLAFVPREPGDYRIDVSPDGTSTLVTMRHGSAVLYGDTRSIELARGQRMRFAGTDLADAGQGSYPAPDSFDQWAAARDAREDASPSARYVPPDMTGYTALDDYGDWQQDPGYGAVWFPREVATGWAPYSTGHWAWVAPWGWTWIDDAPWGFAPSHYGRWAYFGSRWGWVPGPVAVRPCYAPAVVGFVGGASIRIGGGPGVAWYPLGPRDVYRPVYRASPRYVTRINNFTVNNNWMRGGDRDRWVNRNVPGAITGMPSRNFVEGRPVPRGSHREEWRNLPAGEARGGPIMGPVKSSLVGGARPQGLPPMARQGFERQAIVAHQPGRVGADDLARRFAREGGTGGAGPAWHGPVPGADDRRQGPPGRDDARRGPQLGQVWQPDVRMSQAAQAGRGQRPDGLRSGVSDAQRQQFDQQRDQQRQLHDQQRQMQDQQRLSTDNQRQQQQALQRQMQDQQRQMQDQQRQSLDQQRRQQFDQQRQAQDQQRQLDEQRRDAMGRQQFDQQRAQQERQQQDIQRQAQDHQRQFDQQRAQQERQQQDIQRQAQDHQRQFDQQRAQQERQQQDVQRQAQERQRQFDQQRAQQERQQQDIQRQQQEVQRQAQMRDQQQRQFQDQQRQQMDQQRQQAAQRQQLEQARQFQEQQRQQFEQQRQQAMQRQQMEQQQRQAQDQQRRMQEQQQQMQQQQMQQQQMQQQQRQAQEQQRQFQEQQRQQQDRQRQFQEQQRQQQQQQQQRVQQDHARHGQQQARNDERR from the coding sequence ATGCAATCCCGTCATCGCTTTGCGCAGCGTTGCGCTCTGTTGCCAGCCGCCCTTGGCGTGGCAGCCGCCCTCTGCGTCCAGGTGAACGCCCGCGCACAGGACTACGCCCCCGGCGCGCCCGGCGTGCCGCCCGGCTATATCCAGCAGGATCCCGCCGATGCCAACGTGCTGGGCGACCCGTCCGCGTTGGCCGCCGATCCCCCGTCGCGAATCGCCACGGTCACCGAGATGGCTGGCGGCCTCAGCTTCGCGCCTGCCGGCTCCGACGAATGGGCGGCCGTGGGCCTGAACCGGCCAATCACCACCGGAGACCGGCTCTGGGTCGACCCGGGCGGCCGTGCCGAACTGCACGCCGGCACCACGGCGGTGCGGCTGGGCGGCGGCACCGCCGCGACCATCCTGAACCTGGACGACCGCGCCACCCAGGTCAAGCTGACCCAGGGCACGCTGCAGTTGCGCGTGCGTGCGCTGCCGGCCGACCAGCAGGTGGAGGTGGATACGCCGAATCTGGCATTCGTGCCGCGCGAGCCCGGCGACTACCGGATCGACGTGTCGCCCGACGGTACCTCCACGCTGGTGACGATGCGGCATGGCAGCGCCGTGCTGTATGGCGATACCCGGTCGATCGAACTGGCGCGCGGGCAGCGCATGCGGTTTGCGGGCACCGACCTGGCCGATGCCGGGCAGGGCAGCTATCCGGCGCCAGACAGCTTCGACCAGTGGGCCGCGGCCCGCGATGCGCGCGAGGATGCCTCGCCGTCCGCCCGCTATGTGCCGCCCGACATGACCGGCTACACCGCGCTGGACGACTACGGCGACTGGCAGCAGGACCCCGGCTATGGCGCGGTGTGGTTCCCGCGCGAGGTGGCCACGGGCTGGGCGCCTTACAGCACGGGCCATTGGGCCTGGGTGGCGCCATGGGGCTGGACGTGGATCGACGACGCCCCGTGGGGCTTTGCGCCGTCGCACTACGGGCGCTGGGCCTACTTCGGCAGCCGCTGGGGCTGGGTACCGGGGCCGGTGGCGGTGCGGCCGTGCTACGCGCCGGCCGTGGTTGGCTTTGTCGGTGGCGCCAGCATCCGCATTGGCGGCGGCCCCGGCGTGGCCTGGTATCCGCTGGGTCCGCGCGACGTCTATCGGCCGGTGTACCGGGCCAGTCCGCGCTATGTCACGCGTATCAACAACTTCACGGTCAACAACAACTGGATGCGCGGGGGCGACCGCGACCGCTGGGTGAATCGCAACGTGCCGGGCGCCATCACTGGCATGCCGTCGCGCAATTTCGTGGAGGGCCGCCCCGTGCCGCGCGGCAGCCATCGCGAGGAATGGCGCAACCTGCCGGCGGGCGAGGCGCGTGGCGGGCCGATCATGGGGCCGGTGAAGTCCAGCCTGGTCGGCGGCGCGCGGCCGCAGGGCCTGCCGCCGATGGCGCGACAGGGATTCGAGCGCCAGGCCATCGTCGCCCACCAGCCCGGGCGCGTGGGCGCCGATGATCTGGCGCGCCGCTTCGCACGCGAAGGCGGCACTGGCGGCGCCGGGCCCGCGTGGCATGGCCCGGTACCCGGTGCGGACGACCGCCGCCAGGGCCCGCCGGGCCGGGACGACGCGCGGCGCGGTCCGCAGTTGGGCCAGGTCTGGCAGCCGGATGTGCGGATGAGCCAGGCGGCGCAGGCCGGCCGGGGGCAGCGCCCCGACGGGTTGCGCAGCGGCGTGTCGGACGCGCAGCGGCAGCAGTTCGATCAGCAGCGTGACCAGCAGCGCCAGTTGCACGACCAGCAAAGGCAAATGCAGGACCAGCAGCGCTTGTCCACGGACAACCAGCGGCAGCAACAGCAGGCATTGCAGCGGCAGATGCAGGACCAGCAACGCCAGATGCAGGACCAGCAGCGGCAATCGCTGGATCAGCAACGCCGCCAGCAGTTCGACCAGCAGCGCCAGGCGCAGGACCAGCAACGCCAGCTTGACGAGCAGCGCCGCGACGCCATGGGCCGCCAGCAGTTCGACCAGCAGCGCGCACAGCAGGAGCGGCAGCAGCAGGATATCCAGCGGCAGGCGCAGGACCACCAGCGCCAGTTCGACCAGCAGCGCGCCCAGCAGGAGCGGCAGCAGCAGGATATCCAGCGGCAGGCGCAGGACCACCAGCGCCAGTTCGACCAGCAGCGCGCCCAGCAGGAGCGCCAGCAGCAGGACGTCCAGCGCCAGGCGCAGGAACGCCAGCGGCAGTTCGACCAGCAACGTGCGCAGCAGGAACGTCAGCAGCAGGACATCCAGCGCCAGCAGCAGGAGGTGCAACGCCAGGCCCAGATGCGCGACCAGCAGCAGCGGCAGTTCCAGGACCAGCAGCGCCAGCAGATGGACCAGCAACGTCAGCAGGCCGCGCAACGCCAGCAGCTGGAACAGGCGCGCCAGTTCCAGGAGCAGCAGCGCCAGCAGTTCGAACAGCAGCGGCAGCAAGCGATGCAGCGCCAGCAGATGGAGCAGCAGCAGCGACAGGCCCAGGATCAGCAGCGTCGCATGCAGGAGCAGCAGCAACAGATGCAGCAGCAACAGATGCAGCAGCAACAGATGCAGCAGCAACAACGGCAGGCGCAGGAGCAGCAGCGCCAGTTCCAGGAACAACAGCGCCAGCAGCAGGACCGCCAGCGGCAGTTCCAGGAACAGCAGCGCCAGCAGCAACAGCAACAGCAGCAGCGGGTGCAGCAGGACCACGCCCGCCATGGCCAGCAGCAGGCGCGTAACGACGAGCGGCGCTGA